The sequence TTTGATCAAGCTTGTCAGTTAGATAGTTTCTATTTCAAACCTTTATCCCAAACCCAAATGATAAATCCAATTAAATTCAAATAGATATAGtaatcttgtcttgtcttgtcttgtcttagcacatgcacagccagtattgaaaagcatcctggaaatgtcggttgtattcccgagcattttcttgtctgcattaatatttgcggCATATTGTAAATATGACACAGATactaaaacggccaggcccaccgtgcaggcttgaatttgggagataatccataactccccggcaatcagattatttagtaataaataacatgatcaatgaagagttttgaatctacgaaaggaagaaacggggacagccgtaccaaccgtttcacattcagggggaaaTATGATTGACgaaacgttgggagtgactttgctaagaagattaatgtacactccttgggtcctcgacgtcttgggatgggacacaggttttagtctagtgccctggcttatacactgatggATAAAAGTATTCGCAAAATTCAGATAGATTACTGTTGGGTGGATCGGATTTTCCTTCGATTAAGCACTATACACCGGGTTGATTGGGTATATTAGAGCTAAAAGCTATACAAGTTTATTAGTTTTAATACATAATTAAATTCAAAGAGAAAGACTTACATTTCGGTTTCCTAGTCCTGACTTTACCCAACAATTCACCTATTCTTCTACCGCAAGCTTCAAAAACTGTAGATCATTGTCTGCGATTAACCTCACATTTAAGTGAATATGATTACTTCAATGATTACTTACTATTAGTTCTTTTTAGGttctgattttattattcctatATTTCACCGAACCATCGGTCTCCGCAGAGCTGATATAAATACTAGTATAATATATAATTATTACAAATTCATTCTAATAAATTCACAATCATACCTTCAAGCACACTATCGTTTTACTTTTCAATTTACTTTGTCCCATATTCTACATAACCGAATGACAGTCCATCTTCAGTGATATTCCGAGGGATGATTCAGCTCACCAAGGGGTTACAGCATGGGGACTTTACCACCAATGGGTACTGGCACCTTACACCGTAACATTCCCCGACCCGTAAAGGTTGATCCGGTATGCACGGTTCCGCCTTACTCTCACAGACATCCAGTCGCGCCAGCTTTGCAATAGGACGCCGCAGTATTCCAGATGCTGTTTGCACTACTGCTTGACGAACACGTCCATCTTTCCCTTCGATTACTTCTGCAACTCGACCTCGTATCCATCCGTTTCGCGTAGTATCTTCTATAATAATGACTAAATCGCCTGCTCTAATAGGTTCCACATCCTGGTGCCATTTGGTGCGACGTGTAAGATCCGGTAAGTATTCATGGACCCACCTACGCCAGAACTGAGAACTGAATCATCTCCCGACTTAAATTCCATTGACTTCTACAAGCATTCCTCGAATCTCCCATTATTGTGGGAGCCTGCACCACTCCACTGGAACTCAACAATAAAAAATGGTTCGGCGTTAGTGCTTCCTGTTGCTCGGTCTCCAGTGGTGTGCATGTCAATGGTCTGCTGTTCACCACGGTTTCAGCCTCAGCTAGCAAGGTCATCAATGTCTCTTCGTTGGGAAGCCTGGAAGTGTACATCGCTGCCAGGGCTGTTTTCACCGACCTCACCAGACGTTCCCAGGCACCACCCATATGAGGAGCTGCCGGGGGGTTGAAGACCCATTTAGTGTTAGGACTAGTGAACGTTTCCTCGAGTTGTCCTTCGATGATTTCCTTTTCTCTTCGTAGCTCTTTACTGGAACCCACAAAATTGGTACCGCGGTCGCTGTAGATTTCAGCTGGTGCACCTCTTCGAGCAATAAATCTACGAAATGCCATTTTACATGACTCTGCCGACAATGTATGCACTAGCTCCAGATGTACCGCGCGGATCGTAAGGCACGTAAACAACGCAATCCATCTCTTGGCAGTTGTGCGATTCACCCGCACCGCGATTGGTCCGAAATAATCCACTCCTACATATGAAAACGGACGTTCGTATGGTTTTAATCTGGCCGTAGGCAACAGGGCCATTCTTGGAACTACCGGAAGCGCTTGCTTCACTCTGCACAGTTGACACATCTTCTTCACCTTGCGCACTTCTGCTCGAAGGTTTGGTACATAAAAACGCTGCCTCATTTCATTTACAACGGTCTCTGCATTTCCGTGCAGATACTTTTGATGGTACCAGCCTATCATCAGTCTCGTTCCTATGTGACcctttggcaaaataattgggAACCGTGTGTCGAATGACGCAAAGGTGGCCGCTGCTATCCGACTCTCCATGCGCACCACTCCAGCAGCATCCATGTAAGCAGAAAGTTTACGAAGTTTACTAGTTTTTTCCAGTTTCGCCTGCCGTTTTGGTAGATTTCCTCGTGCTTCGGAAAGAGTCGCCACTTCATCGGGAAACACGTCGCTTTGAATCCACCGCCAGATAATATTTTCGCCAGCAGCAAGTTCCTCTTGTCTCAACGGTCCCCCTAGTGTATTCTCCTTTCTCGTTCTACGTCGTAGATTCGTTACGTAACGATAGATATACGCTGATGCATGCCACAGTCCTTCCATTGCGAGAAGCGATCCCATTTCACTTGGTGCTTTGCTATCACTTCTTGGTGTACCAAACAAGATCGAAGCTCTTCGGTTGTCTGATTCACTTTAATTTTTGCTTCTGTGGGCCATTGGTCCTCGTGAAGATGAAGAAACCCCGGACCTTTGAACCACCGTGTATCAGACGACAAGCAAGGGTTTTTCCCCCATTTAGTAGCATCGTCCGCCACATTATCTTTCGACGGTATCCACCGCCATTGACACTGCTTCGTTTTTGTTAGTATCTCGCCTACGCGACAGGCGACAAATTGACGGTATTTACGGTGATCAGAGTTTATCCAGGCCAGAACGGTTTTAGAATCGCTCCATAAGGTGCACTCGTCGATTCGCAAAGTGTGCCCATCAATGATTGTGTTCATAAGCCGTACCCCGATTACAGCTGCCATTAGTTCCATTCGTGGAATGGATAGAACTTTGAGTGGCGCCACTTTCGACTTGCCCGCAACTAATGCCACTTCGAAGtgctttttaaattctgctCGAAAGTACGCCACGCACGCAAAAGCTTCTTCGCTCGCATCGACAAATACGTGCAATTGTAGCGAAATGATTTGGTTGACGGATCGGTGTGGGAAATAACAGCGTGCTATCCGTACTTGATGTAAACACTGAAATTGCCTCGTCCACGCGGTCCATTGCTCACAAAGTTTGTTCGGTATTAACTCATCCCACATGGTTTGCGCTCTCCATAAGGATTGTATCACTATCTTGCCACGTATGGTAAAATGTGCCAAGAAGCCTAGTGGGTCAAACGTGCTCATGACTATGCTCAACGCTTGCCTTTTCGTTGGTCGTTCTTCATGCGTGCTCATTGCTGACGAAAACGTGAACACATCCTTCTCTAACTTCCAAAATACTCCAAGTACGCGTTCCGTTACACTGTCTTTATCCAGCTGTAGGCTTTGTTCAGCAACCGAATCATTATCCCCGACCCGTGTGAGGACATCTTGGGAGTTAGATAACCAATTCCGCAGTTGAAACCCCCCTAAGGAATGAACGTGTTTGATTTCCAGCGCAAGCTTCACGGCTTCGTCCACATTATCAGCGCTATCCAAATAATCATCCACGTAGTGTTTACGTAGAATGGCATCAACGGCGGCAGGAAAACTCTCTGCATGTTCGGCCGCATTTAGATTTTTAACAAATTGCGCCGAGCAGGGCGAACAAGCAGCACCAAATGTGGCAACATCCATCAAATAAATGTCCGGTTCGTGGGATGAATCCTCACGCCATAGCAGTCTCTGGGCATGTCTGTCTTCCTTCCTTATTTGTACCTGGTGGAACATTTCCTTGAGATCTGCACAAAGCGCGATCTTTTTTTCTCGAAAACCAAAAAGCACCGCCAGTAAACTGTTGAGCAGATCGGGACCTTTTAAGAGCATCGTGTTGAGAGATATCCCATCTACCTTTGCCGCTGCATCGCAAAATATGCGTACCTTCGTCGGTTTTTTTGGGTTTAAAGCAACCCCAAGAGGCAAATACCAAACTCTCCGCGGATCAGCTCCTTCTAGTTCCTCCTCTGTCGCCTTATGGATATATCCCTTTATTTGATACTCTTTCATCTGTCGCATCACGCTTTCTCCGATCACAGGATCGCTTCGAATTCGACGTTCCAAACACTCAAGTCTTCTTACTGCCATGGCGTAGCTATCCGGGAATTCAAATTTGTCATATTTCCATATAAGACCCGTTTCGAAACGCGGCCCCATCCGCTTCGTGGTCGCTCGTAGAATTTGATTCGCCCTCTGTACTTCTTCGGATTCTGGACACGCCGTTTCTGTGATTCCCAATGATTCGACGGAAAAGAATTGAGTAACCAGGTCATGAAGCGACTCATCCTTGTAGCATTCGCAAATGTGGAAAATATGAGCTGGACTTTCCGATTTACACGAATTCTTTCCGTAAATTGTCCAACCCAACCTGGTTTTCGCAGCTACTGGCTCGCCTGGTTGTCCTTCACGCAATTTTAAAGTGGCCGTGACGTGAGCGTTGTCGTTTCCAATCAGAATGCACGGAACGGCTTTCTCATAATCTTGAACGGGAAGTCCTCGTAAGTATGGAAATGTTTCCGCCAACTTCGCATACTGGATACTTTGTCGTGGCAGATCCAACTTGCTCACTGTACGTACATCTACCAGCTTATGCTTCGCACTGCTTAATCGTCCTGCAATTTCTAGCCCAATTCTCTGTGAACCTGCTTCCGTTCTCTTCACGTTCGCCGTCCACTGTAAGCACAATGGAAGATGTTCACCTTCCACTCCCAGCTTTTTCACCACATCTTCTTCCACGAGAGTACGCTCCGAACCATCATCCAAGAAAGCGAACACTGATATGGAACGATTGTTGCCATGAAGAGTGACCGGAAGAATGCGAAAAAGTGATGCCTTGCCGCCGGTGTGATGATTAGTGACAGCTCTCGAACCACTTGCCTTGTTTTCACTGTTATCCGACTTCACGGTGTTGGAATGCAACATTGAATGATGTTTCATCTGGCATCCTTCCACTTCGCACCGTTTGCTTATCTTGCATGGTCTTCTCCCATGAGCGCCTAGGCAATTCCGACACAAACTATACTGTTGGATGACTTTCCAGCGTTCGTCCAcagcttttgacgtaaactacgtctaaggggaagactcggatacagggtgacaaatgaaaatttccaaatccgagaccgtcacgaaatcatgtaagatttggaacgttaatagcgcattcatctttcgatggatttttgagatttatatatcaatcgactcggaaactctccaccaattttccagttatattgaaacatttgattctcaacgttaaagtagggtattggaccattttggtagcacctctttttcccgttcgcaacgtgagtctcattcggccgtcgttcagtgtagttggtttttaggctcttctttttgtgcggtgcttcgcaccagtttgccacaaaaagtagggccagagcagtgaccgcagtcggcgatatacatacaagcgcatgtttgtgcaaggataggatgatcgattgttagcaacggcaatgcaatgtcataatgcgataatcgcaatgcaaatgaacaaacatgttcgcttcaaagataacttaggaaaatggtaagccattttatgataaacagtaaattgttaattatatttttatgattAAATATGCGCCACAATCAAacgatttcaattttaattcaggaagtttgaatgcTCTTCAGATACTCTGTGGGTACAATCATGCGGGGCTTAATGTATACGGCTATAGgttcggaacgcatactttattgaaaTATATAGGTTACAATAGGTTACAATAGAACTATAGGTTACAATAGAACTATTACTTTCTAgttcccggatctaagattcttgcaattatattaataatgtggttgcacgaatatgtttccataatgccactgccagatagtgggagttagattgtaataaaatagaacaaataccctattcccgtccgcagcgCCTATACCCTATTCCctactctggcgcatctcaaccgaatggcttggttttttgtaccgttctgactcaaatcccgaatatgactcatattccgaacactggcgttttagcgccctaaaactaaaactgtcattggttttccgcactgaggatcaagataacaaacgaattcaaactcctgtggagaaaattacacgaataaagttaaaatgggcatttaaaagctaaagttcggaatatgagtcatgttcggaatttgagtcaaaacggtacatggctagtatttgttgatttctagttggcgcaaccgggttttatcgactcgcgcttctttgtcggactcaacaatacgactatactttctctgccaactattcctcgtcactccaaataacagatagcggagattctgccaaaggtccaaggctcgtattcttccaccagtgatgattcgatgctctgactaccattggaCAGAGGCACCTATGTCCGTAGCCAGAGCAGAGAATCTTTGCAAGATCCAGGGCCGATGCGTATcgtctcgcatctgtcgtaaaatcgctaaatcgtggtacacgcactccccagtatacacccccagcaacagacatattgcacatcgatcacagtaacttatatatgcccgaattctctcacaatatggttactagagtgattcaaattttgacttttttgccc comes from Armigeres subalbatus isolate Guangzhou_Male chromosome 2, GZ_Asu_2, whole genome shotgun sequence and encodes:
- the LOC134217262 gene encoding uncharacterized protein LOC134217262, translated to MKHHSMLHSNTVKSDNSENKASGSRAVTNHHTGGKASLFRILPVTLHGNNRSISVFAFLDDGSERTLVEEDVVKKLGVEGEHLPLCLQWTANVKRTEAGSQRIGLEIAGRLSSAKHKLVDVRTVSKLDLPRQSIQYAKLAETFPYLRGLPVQDYEKAVPCILIGNDNAHVTATLKLREGQPGEPVAAKTRLGWTIYGKNSCKSESPAHIFHICECYKDESLHDLVTQFFSVESLGITETACPESEEVQRANQILRATTKRMGPRFETGLIWKYDKFEFPDSYAMAVRRLECLERRIRSDPVIGESVMRQMKEYQIKGYIHKATEEELEGADPRRVWYLPLGVALNPKKPTKVRIFCDAAAKVDGISLNTMLLKGPDLLNSLLAVLFGFREKKIALCADLKEMFHQVQIRKEDRHAQRLLWREDSSHEPDIYLMDVATFGAACSPCSAQFVKNLNAAEHAESFPAAVDAILRKHYVDDYLDSADNVDEAVKLALEIKHVHSLGGFQLRNWLSNSQDVLTRVGDNDSVAEQSLQLDKDSVTERVLGVFWKLEKDVFTFSSAMSTHEERPTKRQALSIVMSTFDPLGFLAHFTIRGKIVIQSLWRAQTMWDELIPNKLCEQWTAWTRQFQCLHQVRIARCYFPHRSVNQIISLQLHVFVDASEEAFACVAYFRAEFKKHFEVALVAGKSKVAPLKVLSIPRMELMAAVIGVRLMNTIIDGHTLRIDECTLWSDSKTVLAWINSDHRKYRQFVACRVGEILTKTKQCQWRWIPSKDNVADDATKWGKNPCLSSDTRWFKGPGFLHLHEDQWPTEAKIKVNQTTEELRSCLVHQEVIAKHQVKWDRFSQWKDCGMHQRISIVT